AGATTAAGAGGGTTAGACCGAACCAGGTACAGTATCACAAGAAGAGGGTGAAAGCATTTTATCTATGGGATACTTAATGAGATGTATATTAAGAACGGAAAATATTATGCTCTGGTTAAATCTATGTTTCTCATCTCTTGTGTGCAGCTACCATGACCCCGGCAACAAAGGCTATGATTACATTAGACCCTATTGCACCCTCTGCTGGACCTTTATGGAAGTGACCTTATTCTGGGTTGCGACCATATAGAGTCGGTGGTAATGTCCAAACTATTCTTAGTTTCAGGCTGAACTGTGCATATCATGATGCAATAACAGGTTTGTGACTTCATGATACAATAATTACTGGACACGAGCATACATAACGTAGTTTTGCCAGATTTTGTGACGTTTTTAGAAGTTTGGATTTGAGCCTTGCTCAGGTTATTGAATAATAGAATAGGGGAGAATATGATGTGATACAACAAAGTATGATAGAATACAACAGAATAGAATACAACATAATAGAATACAATAGAGTACATTATAATAGAACAGAATATGAACACAACAGACTCAGAAtataatagaacattatataaaataattatagaatcggacaggagagaacaggagaaCGGAACGGGGATATAATAACTGGTATGTTGGTGATTTTTAATGCAATGCCTTCTTTTTCTACATGTCTGGTTCTTATATGACCTACTGACTGTTTGAATCTGTTTCTTCACGTTGGCTGTAAAGTTGAAATGATCATACCTGAGGAGCCACTGAGACATTCCTCTCTTAAAGCCAGCATGCAGCAAAGGCAGACTCCCTGTGCTCATTACCTTTCCATCACAGACCAGCTGCTGTGGAGTCATTCATCACGATTACAAATCCGTCCCGGTGTTGGTAGCCTACAGCTCCACCATCAGCCTGTGAGATGCACAGGCAAGACCCCGAGCCATCAGTCCCTCTGGGCAGAGTGTTAAATTCACACCACAACAGGTGATAGTAGTGGACAGCGGCAGGCAGCTTTTTGTTATGAgggaaaaactcattttgaaataCAGGCTGGAATCCTGCTTCCCCGCGCAGCCAGGATGGAGACTGTTTGACAAAAAGAAATAGGGTATTTCAGATGTGCTGGTGTCGCGTTAACTACAACATCAGAGTCCGCTTTATTGGCCAGGTACGAGTACACAAGCAAGGAATTTGAGTCTGGTTCTTTTTGTTGCTTTCATTGTACTTacacagaaatacaatttaaaaccaAGACGACAAAGCTGAACAAGAATAAACGTAAACAATTAgctattatatacatacaagtaggtaaaaattaaataaaacaatgaagaaCAACATACAATGTCTATAAGTCAGACATAAAGTAATATCATTATCACAATATCCTTAGAACACCTTTGAGACAAGGATTTCTCCTTCCAGCTACATTTTTAAACGACTGAGAAATGTGTCGCTGCACTCAAATGTACAGGAAAGGGAAGCACATTGTCTTTTATAAATTTGTTAGATAACCTTGTCTAAATTGCCATTATTTCCTGGTTTGACCCGCAGCCCAGAATTGACAGAACCTCGTTCCCACAGTAGAGCCAAGGTCTACTAAGAATGGATATCTTAATGTTAATGGTGACACCTTTACAGAGTTTTACTACGTCCTTCCGACAGAAATTCTTACAATAACAGTTTAATGTCTCATAATCAgacgtttatatatatattttttatttataagtaGGTCATACaatacacttttattattaacactCATTTATACATACAGATAGCAATGTGACTGAAGTCTGTTGGAACTTTTCTTAAGTTTGAGTTCAGCCAGTTGAAAGACTGTCGTGTGAATTCACCCCAAATGTACTACTTATTATGGTAAAtagagatttaaataaataaataaaataactataatatCCAAATGTTTGTCTTTGCGTAGCTTTAAagttggaaaaatattcttattcAACACTTTCTGACAATATCACATTTGGTATTCACATTGAAGCTATATATAcatctcttgtttgtttttttagttgaTCCAAAACAGACTCCTTGCTCATCCTGGGGCCCAGcctcacaaaacaaacacattatttccATTTGGGACTCTAAATTAATCTGCAGGGTTCCAGTTTGAAACCTCTGTGGAGTTATTTGCATTGCTACAGCACATAAACCCAAAGCTAAACATAACTAAGGCTGGATTACCAACCTGCCCCAGGGCCCCAGACACTCACGAGCCCCAGAGGTAAGAGATTCATTGTGTGTCAGATCATTTGTGGTAGTTTGGTGAATTGCAAATGTGCTTTGAAATATGCACCAGTAAAGCAcaatttgaaattaaatgatcATTGTCATGAAGTATAAGGCTGCTGATTTCAAAAAGAGCGAAAAACAACAATCTAAAGGtttgaatataaaaagaaaagggtcacaattatttactttacttactttactcactctgtttttgtattttggtgCACTactgagtatttacagcagtaGGACAGTATGGCGCAgaggaataaatatatatcacgCTTTTGCTACAAGACAATACTTGTGAGTACGATCAATTGATTTTTTAGTTTTGGTCTTTCATGCGATTGGTTGGCAATAAGAAAATATCACTTAACCTTGGTGGGTTAATCTGTTTTATCCTTAGCTCCtccatttattttctcctaAAATTGAAATATTTCCAACTTATGGTCAACATTGTAGCCAGACCGACAGGAGATGTCCCTCAATATACTtatgaataatataattaaatgtagtaaatgttATTGTCCTTCTTAATTATATTTACACTATAAGGTGCATCAATCAACAAGCAAAGACAACTGTGTGAAGAAgaaagtttttattatttgtattgaaCACACATTTAAGAACATATAAGATCCTGCAGAgaacatatacaatataaacattatcacatttttaaaaataggTGGATTCatgcatacataaataaacatttatattaatagaACAAAAAAGTGATGAGAAAAATTATTTGAAGTGATTTATAAACTGAAAAAAGGGCTTACTATTTCTCCACTTGCTACAATGAATATGACATTTACCCATAACAATGATCATTTTAAGAATATCGGAAATAGATTAGTTTAAATTagacatatatttaaaaacaaaagttagaAAGGTCAAAAGTTTACCTTTTAAGTGATAACGTATTTAAGTGATAATATATTTTTGAGAAGAATATGCACTATTTCACCTGTCACATTACAAAAGGTACAAGGGTCcacttttatttgaaagaataaataaataaaagttctgCAACCTGGTAAAtcttattaattatttgttttaattcgTGATTTTGACCTTTGAggaaataatcccttttctcaGAGAGCGTCAGACCGTAAACACCGATTGCTGTTGCGATCATGTTCAATAAAGTTTCTGTGAAATGACCTTCTTCTGTATTCATCCGGGGTATCTACAAACGTCATATTGGGCATGCGCACTCTTCCACTGTTGATTTGTCCTCTGCAGTCGGTAAGTGTGTAGTGGCAGATTGAATGAGAAGCCTATCTCTATAAATCCCTTTTCATCCTCTCTTTTAACTGCACATTGAAGTGCAAAAGTGAGGATAGCATGCATAATGGATGTGAATGTACATATGAATGGCGTTATTTTCTTTGTGGAGCATTTTTACACCCGTTTGACCTTACTTGTCTTCGGTCTTCTTACAGAGACCCGGGCTTCATCCAGATTTGACCAAACCGGTTAAAAACACctacaacagaaaatgtacGCCTGTGCAAAGTTCGTCTCCACGCCGGCGCTGGTGAGTTTattgtcttttcattttgtgaATTTGAATCCTGCTGTCTTAATTTCACGGATATTTCTGGTGGGCCTGAACTTGACAGCGACTGACTGACGAGGGTATATGCAGTCTAGGCCAACAAGCTAGGTAGCTAATGCTACAGCACAGAATGAATGCAAGACTTTTTAAACGGTGGCAGTGTGGTCCTAATATTGATGAATGTATGGCATTAGTGAATGCAAGGTATCCTACAAAAACTGCCTCTGACTTTGCTTTAGCTTGTAGCGGACATTTTCAGTAATGGCCGTTAGCTAAGGTCATTACAAGGCTCTGCTAGCTGAATTTAGTGCAATCTTAACCTAAGTATTCATAAACTGGGATGTGAAATTGATGAGCAGACTATCTCCTTGTGTATTTGGTCATTGATTGCTCCCAAATAGATGCAGCCTGGGTTTTTAATCCATTCTCCAAGGtcatatttctgttttctaGTAGCTCTAGCAGGCTAGGTAGTCTAAATTACAACAAGACAATGTGTCAGTAAGCTTGCTATTGATGTTTATTGTAGTTTGCCAACGCAGTGATTTACTAGCTCATGCTATACTCTTACATCATAAAATGCCACAGGTCATATGGTGTGCACTGCTGTGATTGACTGACATTCAAGGTGCTCAGGCTGTTAATAGCTACCAACAATATGTTACATGTCTTATTgagcttatgtgtgtgttttaattaaagttgcttttgtgtgtgtgtgttgttgttgcaggTCCGTGCTGGTTCCCGGGCTCTTTACAGacccctctctgcctctgtgcTGTCCAGGCCTGAGCTCAAAACAGAGGTATGAAGAAATACAGGCTTTCTGCTGGGACTGCAACTTGTCGTTCTGCATTCGTTGTTGTCAACTTGGTTGACTGATTGCTTTTAGTCATTTACTCTATGAAGTAATGGAAATAATTTCAAATGTTTAGACCCCAATGTAACGGTTTCAATATTATCCGACCCAAATCATTGTCCAACTGAGTGTATTTGAAAACAAAGCAAATTGGGAAATAATTTGCACTGTGATGGTTAACATCAAAGATATTCAGGTCTTGGTGCTTGACACACTTATTAAATTATCATGAAAACTTTCATTTTTAATCATTGTTGCTTAATCAATTATTCCTATCACTAATATTTGTTTTAGCATTGTTTCATAAGTGAACTAACTGCATTCTCATATCTCATGGCATTGGTTTTAAATGGGAAAGTTAACagtattttgtcttttcttgCTCCAGAGCGGTGTTGCTGTGATGCCACAGAGCCCCCTCACTCAGGTCATACTGAGGGGCTTCCAGACCAGCGCTATCAGCAGGGACATTGACACCGCTGCCAAGTTCATCGGAGCTGGAGCTGCCACAGTCGGAGTAGCAGGATCCGGAGCTGGAATTGGGACTGTGTTCGGCAGTCTCATTATTGGCTATGCTAGGTTTGTTCTTGCCTGAAAATATTGAAATTCACTTGATTAATAGATTTCTGGTGCTTGCTTTGTTGTTTCCATTGATGCATTGATGGTTTGATCTTGTTTGCAGGAACCCATCTCTGAAGCAGCAGCTGTTCTCATATGCCATCTTGGGATTTGCTCTGTCTGAAGCCATGGGACTTTTCTGTTTGATGGTCGCTTTCCTTATCCTGTTTGCAATGTAAAACTCTGCTGTCATACTACACTTTCATTACAGATGTGACTACATATTTTATTGTGGCTACCAAAATTGTTCCGTGTTGGTGTCatggaaatgtacattttcaagTCTTTCAGATACTGTTGAAATACGCAAAGCATGTATTGTACAAATGTAAGAAATTACGtcattaaaatacatgtttttgaCTATTTAACCATGGGGGTAACTCTTATATCTGGAATATCATGCTAGCAAATCAGAAGGCAGTCTGCTTTCTTGACTGCCATCTTTTCAGTGAAGCAGCTGCTTAGACTTGCCATTATTCAGCCTTGTTTTCTCAGCACATCACATGCAAGCTTTTTGGGGTCCACCTTAATGATTTCTTGGTTCAGATGCAGTTGTATAGTACTGTATTTAGGCAGCACGTCAGTGCTTGCTTTTGTAAATGGAATTAAATAAATCTAGATGATTTAATTAAAGTATATAAtgggtttttacttttttgaatGTCATGAATGAAaatctttttaaacaaaaataccCGATTGTAGTCATCAGACCTTTTTGTCATGCAAGCTGCTCAGATTGGACTGAAGTagttaaaacaaataagaaaattaataaataaataaaaatcggTTTTAGTAACTGGTAACTTAAACTCACTTGTTAAGGACTTAATTCATTGTAAATTGAGTATATTTAGGTTTTGATGTTCGCTGTGGTTACTGGTGttggtatttttgtttttatatactAAATGATTTAACAAACAAGGATGAATACATTACAAATGATGACAACCCCAACCtggcacatttaaaacaaaatcaaaatataaaataagccTGTGTAGTTCAGGATACTAGATGAAACTGAAAGCTAACCGTTATGTACTGGTATATAATTATGTAATAAGCGttctgaaaacaaaagataaatccCTCTGTCCTAGTAGTCTAACTTAGGTACTAAATAAATAACCCTCAATCAGGGACGCTAACACAGGCCTCCAAAATATATTAtgtaaatgatatatatatcaacTTTCAGAAGCTTCAAGGTGCACTTAAACCAAACTATCAAGATGTATGCAACTTACATAACTTTAGGTGATGTGGCATCTTAAAGCCTCCAgaactttattttcaaaaactatTTGAGAAGTTTTTACCAACTTTATTGAGATAGTTATACAACACGTTTACAACACCCTCCAGGGGGACTAAAGGCCCAAAattaaaaggttaaataaatatcttGTAAAGCTTACAGTGGTGTACATTATATGCATAACATATGCGGTTTAACAGTTTTTTGATATAGAGGAAGTGTATTGTTTGATGTGGACAGTCAGctctaaaaacaaaagtgtgacTTATTACTAAAGAAATTGGATTTGCGAAAATTGTGAGAATTTTGTCAAAATCAAGCAAATTAATCAAATAGAACTGCAAAGAGAGATAAAGCTTTATTGAacaacacatgtacaaacaatAAGGCAGGTTTAACAcagtatttaaatcattatgCATCTGAGAGTAGTAAaatatatctaaaataatgcaatttaaaaaaccAAAAGTGTATACAattgtaaatgataaaaaataaacgatacaatacatacatatagatggTCTGCAATATAAATTAAAGGTTAGTGCATTCAAACTCTATAAATGTGTACATTCTTACACCTCTTAGCAgttattttcagattttaaaCTCATCAGTGGATTTAATGATCAGTTATTTCATACAATTCATCTAGATATAAGAAAGTGCAtaactgttttgtctttttgaatAAGTCAATCACCAATTACATTACTAAAGAAAGGGGAAAAGTAGCTTAAAAAGTGCATGACAGATCCTGGCGCTGTCCGACTGTACAGTTCACGGAAGAGCCCGAGCTGCTCTCGCGATATTTGAGTACAGACGTGGGGTTTTGGAAATCAAGGGTTGTGGCTGAGGGGTAAGTGACCATTTAAACTGATAGCGAATGGGTACAAAGCTGTACAAAGGCATCAATTCTGGCACTGCGAGGGACTTGTGCTCCGGTACAATGAAACGACCTCGAAACAAACGTTGACATTTCCTCTGTTGACAGAGACATTGAAGTCTAAACATGGCGACGGTTGTATGTTAACGCAGGGCTCGGTTTATTGCATGGAAGCGACGGGAGTAGATAATCTTACCTTGTAATAACGTTATTGGTTTTTGCGTCGCGCCtttttgtgatattttacaACGTAAATCTGTAAACGTGTGAGCGTGGGGATAGTTCAGGGTGTCCTCCTCAGCAGGACTAAAAGAAACGTACCGTGTTTTGTGATGACACTGAGGTGTAAACAACCAAAGCATCCGCCCATCATCGATATGCTTTGTCCACATTTCTAGCTGTCCTCTCTCAGGACTTTCACCTGAGCAGTGCCACTCTATTAGTCACACATTATCCAATATCAAGTCAGTACATCTGCTGAAATCAATGTTTGCTATAGCCACAATGTTTATTCTACAACTTGAATTACCCATAGTCTTATAACAGTTAACCCTGACATTAATGCACATCTTTAGGTTTGATATTTAACTCCTGCTTGtgctttttcctgttttatttcaggTGATATAACAGGAATCCCTTAATATGAGTGATGATAAACCTTTCCAATGTACTGCTCCTGGCTGTGGACAGGTAAGCAATCTCTGTTACCACACATGTCACTTTAAGTCACTGTTTCAAATGACCCTGTATGtactaataattattattacaaacCCATTGCAACTAATAGAAGACACGCAACACgatgtgtgttggtgttgcaAACCTTATCCATCCTGTTGCATTGTTCTGTCTGTTTTCACCGTTCATAGAGATTTACAAATGAGGATCACTTGGCtgtccacaaacacaaacatgagatGACCCTGAAGTTTGGCCCAGCGAGGAATGACAGTGTCATCATTGCTGGTAGGTGCTACTGAAGTCCAGATATTTTTGATGTAATTGATGCTACATTACAGTCTTTGTACCGAAAGCTTTCCTCCATTGCAGACCAAACACCGACACCTACCCGCTTTTTGAAGAACTGCGAAGAAGTTGGACTCTTCAATGAACTTGCAAGCCCGTTTGACCATGACTTCAAAAAAGCAACTGAAGATGACATTAAAAAGGTTGTTCGTGTTGTCAAACTTCTGTTTGTCCCAGATAAACATTGATATCACTGATTTGTCTTATTGAGATGATTCGTTCTTTTCTCTCCTGTAGTTACCATTGGATTTGTCACCTCTTGCAACGCCCATCATGCGCAACAAAACAGAGGAACCCACAGCTATGGAGGAACATCGAGACAGCCCTCTGCCTCACCCCGAATCTACTACGAATGATGACGTGAAGGTAAGGCCTCTGAATTAGCCATTTCTAGTATTTGTGCTAATCAAAGAGAGTTTACAAGACTGTCATGAAAAGTGAATAACCTGCTGTTCTCCTGCTTCCATGTTTTTGTAACTTACTCTGGAATGAATTTTAATTTGATAAGAGAtcaaattattttcttgtttaaaTTTGGCTTCGTGTCAACTGTCAAGATAAAACTTCCATTCATGAACAATTGCTAACAGTACTGCGCAACGTTATTACCATTGAAAAATGAATTGGAGATATAAGATGACTTAAACTAAGAAGCTTATTTTTCCCACCATTGTTTAGTCTCTTTTTTTCCATGTATTGAGAAGAATACTACAGACGGTATTGCTGCCAcggcagaaagagaaaagaccCGATCAGTATCGCGTTAAAACGTGAAAAGCTTCTTATAGCAAGTTATTTTCACGTTATTACGGCATACAAACTTGATAACGTAACAAGATAAGTTTGTATGTTGTAATAACGTAAATAAATCTTGTTATAACAATAAACCTTTCGCGTTAACAGTGACATTGATCCGTGTTTGTTATTCTGGCATGGCAGCGATACACTTCTGCTGATTACAGTGACATTACAGCCTTCATTCTATCTTAAGAAGTTATTTCCTTAACGATCTGGTGTTCTTAAAATACGTCCTGCAGCTAAGGTCTTGTATGATGTTTACAGGATATATCTTTGCAGCCAGCTTCACTGCCAACATCCACTATAGTCCATCCAGCATCCCTCCAAGTTCCCAATGTACTTCTAGCAACCTCAGAGGCTAATGTTGTAATACAGCAAGATCTCCCATCACCAACATCTAGCTCTGTTATTACCCAAGTCCCATCCACTAATAGGCCTATAGTGTAAGTAACTCAGAACGTCCATTTATTTGAAATCGTAGTTTCCTTAagtcatctttttattttattatttatttatagttgtGCTGTTTTGTCTTGGTGAGCTCATATTTCATGAGGCatgaattttgttttgttttgttttttatttgaactcAAGAACAACATCAGCGTTGCTCAAATGTGGACTTAAAGCTCAATTTATagcagtgaagcagcagctaGCCAGAGCTAGGCGGATGAATGTTAATGAAATATCCATTATAATCATCAATCTATGACTAAAGTAAGTTTCACAGGTCAAAGTTGAGATAAATTggtcttatttaaaaaatctgtttGAGCACTGATGTGTGCAGGGACACATGGCATGGATTatgatatttacatttaaatctgtgtttagCGGAGTCTCCcagtgattaaaaaataaaatccaaaccCACTTCTTtgaaggcacaatgagtagggtTTTCCTAACGCACAACCTTTGGCCTCATACAAAAATAATCCGTCTCTATCCTcccttaaatcaaatcaaatcaaatcaaatttatttatatagcccaatatcacaaattatacatttgtctcagtgtgctttacagactgtacaggttacgacaccctctgtccttagaccctcgcatcgcacaaggaaaaacttcctaaaagaaaccccacaattaaagggggaacaatggaagaaacctcagggagagcaactgaggagggatccctctcccaggactggacagacgtgcaatagatgtcgtgtgtacaggataaacaacatagtacaaatacaacatttgacagaaatgatgttgtgttgagacccactagaagtgtgtgTTAAAACGTAGCGACCAGGCGTCAGATCGTAAGTACgcatccaagaggaagctacGAAAATGGCAGACACAGCTGGCGAAAAAAAAAcgcaaatatacagtatagtgcagCGAAGCGCCAAAGCTGACAGTTTGTTCCAAATGGAGAGTGAATTTGGGGTTGGCCTTTCACCCACTGGCGAGCGCCGTAACCCTTGTTGAGCCGGGGAGGAGGGGCCAGATCATAAGATcatactcattgtgccttttaaGATGTTCTAGTGGTAAACATATGCTTCAAATTGAAACACATAGATAAAAATGTCCCTGTATTAAATTGCAGACACAGATGGTTTTGATGGAATGTGTTTGAGCAAACCAGAAGTCCATATCTGGGCAACACTGATGTCACTTATGGGGTCTAATGAAAGAATATGTGTTCTCATAATATTGCTTGAACCTGTTACGCAACAGGTGTATTTTtgagtttgattttgttttgattcCACTTTATTTCCATAAGTTGTTGCCTGATTATGACATACTGTTAGTGTATTAGTAGCCACCCTTGTCTTTAATTTGTGACAGATTCTGTGCTGTGTGTTAACCACAAAGTTGTTTGTTATTTTCCTCACTGggatttcttttctctcccccttCAGCCCGGTGTCTGCCACCTTCCCTGTGCTCTTACAGCTGGCTAACGGCCAGACCATGCCGGTTGCTATACCTGCGTCTATTACAAGCTCAAGTATACATATTCCAACTACAATCCCTGTGAGTGTGCTGCTGCttgttttatattaatgttCTGTTTGCTTGAGTTAAAGCAGATTTTTTAAATTGAGAATTTGGTGACAATTGAATTCAAACTATCAGAGAAGTAAGAATGCATGCAGTGAACAAATGTCACTAACAagtgtttgtttatgaaacaatCTCACTTTTAAGGACCATTTAGTGGCTGTTCTATCCCGCCACAAAGCTCCAGAACCAGCGGCGGTCCCTTTCCTCTACTGCCTTCACTGTAGCACATAACTTCATTTTTTCCACGCCAACACGTTTTGTACTTTCAGCATCGAGCCTTCGTCGGGgagttagaaaaagaaaaaggttttgtaCTTTGTAGATATTGTGCCACCAATTAAATCATcgagaaatattgttttaatgattttcTAGATAATCTAGTGGAACTGGGAGGACTACTGAATATAACATTGTTGATGTTGGATGCAAAAATGTTGTTGTGTCCCCACCAATGTTGAGACCAAACCTACAGCCGCTGAGTGAACCTCGATGTGAGACTGTGTTGAACTAACGTTCTGAAGCCGGGTGATTTCAGATTACTAGATTGTAGTCCAGCGTGTAGACTAACAACATCACTGGACCGGCGATTACTTGATGCCCTGTTGGTCACGAGTTCACTGTTTATACTCACGTTTGAAACGTACCAACAATTGCTCACTTCAGCAAAATTGAAGTCATCCCAGAAGTGACATTCAGACTACTCTTATGCTGTAGCGATACTCTAATGCCACATATCTTCTGTGCTCTACTTGAACTCAGGGACTATTTACAACTTTGGCACCTCATGTTTGGCAGTGAATTCAGAGCTGTAGC
This portion of the Cottoperca gobio chromosome 21, fCotGob3.1, whole genome shotgun sequence genome encodes:
- the atp5mc3a gene encoding ATP synthase membrane subunit c locus 3a encodes the protein MYACAKFVSTPALVRAGSRALYRPLSASVLSRPELKTESGVAVMPQSPLTQVILRGFQTSAISRDIDTAAKFIGAGAATVGVAGSGAGIGTVFGSLIIGYARNPSLKQQLFSYAILGFALSEAMGLFCLMVAFLILFAM